A genomic window from Malassezia vespertilionis chromosome 6, complete sequence includes:
- the ubc15 gene encoding E2 ubiquitin-conjugating enzyme (COG:O; EggNog:ENOG503P1QQ): MAATTDPVDGFSAGLKNDENVFEWEIMIIGPMGGFLRAELTFPPEYPLLPPILKFKTPMWHPNVYPDGTLCISILHAPGKDEFGYEDANERWLPLISVISLLSSDTPNTDSPANIDAAKQVRTDLAAYRKQVRRLVRRSTEEEFD, translated from the exons ATGGCCGCAACGA CCGACCCTGTCGATGGATTTAGTGCGGGTCTTAAGAACGACGAGAATGTGTTTGAATGGGAGATTATGATTATTGGGCCTATGG GCGgattcttgcgcgccgagctcacATTTCCTCCG GAGTACCCATTACTTCCTCCAATACTCAAGTTCAAAACGCCCATGTGGCACCCAAATG TGTACCCCGACGGTACCCTTTGCATATCCATTCTT CACGCGCCTGGCAAGGACGAGTTCGGGTACGAGGATGCCAACGAGCGGTGGCTACCT CTCATCTCGGTCATCTCCCTACTCAGCTCCGATACGCCCAACACGGACTCGCCGGCCAACATTGACGCTGCGAAGCAAGTGCGCA CGGACCTCGCCGCGTATCGTAAACAGGTGCGGCGCCTCGTGCGCCGATCGACAGAGGAAGAGTTCGACTAG
- a CDS encoding uncharacterized protein (COG:J; EggNog:ENOG503P3VN) — MATRIAGLVLSTDMSTQDLQWLLIRKTNSNIVKQKGLGRVFTRETGNVSALHNYKVRDAKCA; from the exons ATGGCTAC CCGCATTGCAGGCCTCGTACTTTCCACCGACATGTCGACGCAGGATCTTCAGTGGCTTCTTATCCGCAAGACAAACAGCAACATTGTCAAGCAAAAGGGCCTCGGCCGCGTGTTCACGCGCGAGACCGGTAACGTGTCTGCGCTCCACAACTACAAGGTACGCGACGCAAAGTGCGCATGA
- a CDS encoding uncharacterized protein (BUSCO:EOG09264UVA; EggNog:ENOG503NX0J; COG:O) → MATCGEPNSANTKTNPRGIPCATFVDDVVAVLGSPDKDVMPTLHGFQDAISKYKAMEMNITQRRKGLLQKIPDISKTLEMVQYLKKRKDDSEAIDTMFELNDTLYARASIEPVSRVHLWLGANVMLSYTLDEAIDLLTEKLQVARKNLQMTSEDLGFLRDQITTMEVNTARVHNWDVKRRRERKLSA, encoded by the exons ATGGCGACGTGTGGGGAGCCGAACTCGGCGAACACGAAAACGAATCCACGCGGGATTCCGTGTGCGACATTTGTG GACGATGTGGTGGCAGTGCTCGGGAGTCCAGACAAAGACGTGATGCCCACGCTGCATGGTTTCCAGGACGCAATttc CAAGTACAAGGCTATGGAGATGAACATAACACAGCGCAGAAAAGGCCTTTTGCAAAAAATTCCCGATATCAGCAAGACGCTCGAGATGGTGCAGTACctcaagaagcgcaag GACGACTCGGAGGCGATTGATACCATGTTTGAGCTAAACGATACGCTGtatgcgcgtgcatcgatcGAGCCCGTCTCGCGCGTGCACCTTTGGCTTGGT GCGAACGTCATGCTTTCGTACACCCTCGATGAAGCGATTGACCTACTCACCGAGAAGCTGCAAGTGGCACGTAAGAATTTGCAGATGACGAGCGAGGATCTTGGATTTTTGCGCGATCAGATCACCACCATGGAAGTGAACACCGCACGTGTTCACAATTGGGACGTAAAACGCCGTCGCGAGCG AAAGCTCAGCGCGTAG
- a CDS encoding uncharacterized protein (COG:S; EggNog:ENOG503P6JA; BUSCO:EOG092656IY) — translation MGAAASKPGGAAATQGFEQLHKEELALDAAATSQKEVPSCLTLFDRWLSCYALGVQFRNVYRYGTIADCAPRREDFKFCLTMRELDPEMRRAAWLNRRAEEKAHQRQSVHSSENVWEMRRDPLLSKEYEDDAFPAP, via the coding sequence AtgggcgccgccgcttccaAGCCAGGGGGTGCGGCTGCCACGCAAGGGtttgagcagctgcacaaggaagagcttgcgcttgaTGCAGCTGCAACATCGCAAAAAGAAGTCCCGTCGTGTCTCACATTATTTGACCGTTGGCTTTCGTGCTACGCGTTGGGTGTCCAGTTCCGCAATGTGTACCGGTACGGGACCATTGCGGactgtgcgccgcggcgcgaagaTTTCAAATTTTGCTTGACAATGCGGGAGCTGGATCCAGAgatgcgccgtgcagcatgGCTTAATCGACGTGCGGAGGAAAAGGCGCACCAACGCCAGAGCGTGCATTCGAGCGAGAATGTGTGggaaatgcgccgcgatccACTGCTTTCGAAAGAGTACGAGGACGATGCATTTCCAGCACCATGA
- the POP2 gene encoding CCR4-NOT core DEDD RNase subunit (COG:A; BUSCO:EOG09262K67; EggNog:ENOG503NXJE) yields MVGRIRDVWADNFEQEMEYLCTAIEVYPYVAMDTEFPGIVARPIGQFRGSTDYHYQTLRCNVDLLHLIQIGLTICDADGNLPPDTCTWQFNFHFDLEEDMCAPDSLELLTKAGLDFERHARFGIDLEHFGERLITSGLALLDNVRWISFHSGYDFGYLLKVVTSLPLPAQERDFFDLLHLWFPCVYDIKYLMRSCKALKGGLQEVADDLQVTRIGQQHQAGSDSLLTASTFFRLRERFFEGAIDDVKHLGCLYGFANTSNAAVLPSGGVVYQAHRAATPSAQHAQAVVSTPMTPGGSAPLHSPLSAHARIAEA; encoded by the coding sequence ATGGTGGGTCGGATCCGCGATGTATGGGCGGACAATTTTGAGCAAGAGATGGAATATCTCTGTACTGCAATTGAAGTGTACCCTTACGTAGCTATGGACACCGAGTTCCCTGGGATTGTGGCGCGGCCAATAGGCCAATTTCGTGGATCGACCGACTACCACTACCAAACCCTGCGGTGCAATGTGGACCTGCTGCACCTGATCCAGATTGGGTTGACCATATGTGATGCAGACGGCAATTTGCCTCCGGATACGTGCACTTGGCAGTTTAATTTCCACTTCGATCTGGAGGAAGATATGTGTGCACCGGACTCGCTCGAGCTGTTGACCAAAGCAGGCTTGGACTTTgagcggcatgcgcgctttggcatTGATTTGGAGCACTTTGGCGAGCGACTAATTACCTCTGGGCTCGCGCTTTTGGACAATGTGCGCTGGATTTCGTTCCACTCGGGCTACGACTTTGGCTACCTACTCAAAGTCGTCACGTCGCTTCCCTTGCCTGCGCAGGAACGCGACTTTTTTGATCTGCTGCATCTGTGGTTTCCATGTGTATACGATATCAAGTACCTtatgcgcagctgcaaagCACTCAAAGGTGGCTTGCAAGAAGTCGCAGACGATTTGCAGGTCACAAGGATTGGGCAACAGCACCAGGCAGGGAGCGATTCTCTGCTCACCGCGTCCACTTTCTTCCgactgcgcgagcgcttctTTGAAGGTGCGATTGACGATGTAAAGCACCTTGGGTGCCTTTATGGATTCGCAAACACGTCGAATGCCGCAGTGCTGCCGTCCGGCGGGGTCGTATACcaggcgcaccgcgccgcaacgCCGAGTGCACagcatgcacaagcggTTGTATCCACACCCATGACGCCAGGCGGTAGTGCGCCTTTGCATTCACCCTTGtctgcgcatgcgcgcataGCGGAAGCGTAG
- the IFM1 gene encoding translation initiation factor IF-2 (BUSCO:EOG09261OIA; EggNog:ENOG503NY0Z; COG:J) — MQCARVQVPKAQHTYLHTRVALAKHRTSGDVSRPPQPTPNAPGKTMPAQRKSQVPSAKNWAQSGARKYAPQHKNTFSPPPKAPLKQEAAHTKQISLPRVISVEHLARILGVNMRMLQFRMEKIGLTDTRADHLLKFEDAELLAAEYNAVTSVDEERAFDIHARPFVPASEQASLPLRPPVVTIMGHVDHGKTTLLDTLRSSSVAQGEAGGITQHIGAFSVPVQRKGQGGIDTVTFLDTPGHAAFSMMRSRGASVTDIVVLVVAADDGVMPQTKEVIQLVHGDQGTRVPLVVVISKIDAPNADVEKVKYALMGAGIAVEELGGEIPCVEISARKHIGIDTLEETLALLAELAELRAEKEGAAEGRVLESRVEKGRGNVATVLVQRGVLRPSDTVLAGTAWAKVRQLTQPDGKPTKAVYPGYPAQVAGWRELPAAGDAFLGADEAACKRAVESRKRRLEQASLLEDAEKIDETRRRVAEAELQRERLAYEERQQLRELRRKESEGSFDADALEAVTQAQRAARALNETHVEKARKELLLILKGDFSGTVEALSGAVSGIGNTEAVVRIVSQSVGDPTEGDVHTAHAIGGQVLGFNVKAPKGVQSLAARLQPRVAVHCDDVIYRLMEHVTSQVAALLPPVQELRVHGEAHVSQIFQIKGSGRAAKSIAGCRVTNGLISRANQVRILRGAQREEVFRGKLDALRQVKKDVSEMRKGTECGMSFDGFDEVCVDDVVQCFTTVDVPQTL, encoded by the coding sequence atgcagTGCGCCAGGGTGCAGGTCCCcaaagcgcagcacacCTATCTACATACGCGTGTAGCTCTGGCCAAGCACCGGACATCGGGCGATGTGTCGCGTCCCCCACAGCCAACACCCAACGCGCCTGGCAAAACGatgcctgcgcagcgcaagagccaagtgccgagcgcaaagaaTTGGGCGCAGTCTGGCGCACGGAAATATGCACCGCAGCACAAGAACACTTTTTCGCCCCCACcgaaagcgccgctgaaACAAGAAGCTGCACATACCAAGCAAATCAGTCTGCCGCGTGTTATTTCCGTCGAGCACCTTGCCCGCATCCTCGGCGTGAATatgcgcatgctgcagtTCCGGATGGAAAAGATTGGATTGACCGATACACGCGCAGACCACCTACTCAAGTTTGAGGACGCAGAGTTGCTTGCGGCAGAATACAACGCCGTAACAAGtgtcgacgaggagcgtgCGTTCGATATTCACGCACGGCCTTTTGTGCCTGCGTCGGAGCAAGCCAGCCTGCCATTGCGTCCACCAGTCGTGACGATCATGGGCCACGTCGACCACGGAAAGACTACGCTCCTGGATACCTTACGTTCTTCCTCGGTAGCGCAGGGCGAGGCCGGCGGCATCACGCAGCACATTGGTGCATTCTCCGTGCctgtccagcgcaaggGCCAAGGCGGCATTGATACAGTCACTTTCCTCGACACGCCTGGCCATGCAGCGTTTTCCATGATGCGCAGCCGAGGCGCTTCCGTCACAGACATTGTCGTGCTGGTCGTCGCAGCAGACGACGGCGTGATGCCGCAGACAAAAGAAGTGATCCAGCTGGTGCATGGCGACCAAGGCACGCGTGTTCCCCTCGTCGTGGTCATTTCCAAGATCGATGCGCCTAACGCGGACGTGGAGAAGGTCAAGTACGCGTTGATGGGCGCTGGGATCGCCGTAGAAGAACTTGGCGGCGAAATCCCATGTGTCGAGATCAGTGCGCGGAAACATATCGGGATTGATACGCTCGAGGAaacgcttgcgctcctcgccgagctggcCGAACTGCGTGCGGAAAAAGAGGGCGCGGCCGAAGGGCGCGTGCTGGAAAGCCGCGTAGAAAAAGGGCGTGGAAATGTGGCTACGGTGCTGGTACAGCGGGGTGTGCTGCGCCCCAGCGATACAGTGCTTGCCGGCACGGCATGGGCCAAAGTACGGCAGCTGACCCAGCCCGACGGCAAGCCTACCAAGGCAGTCTACCCAGGCTACCCTGCCCAAGTCGCCGGATGGCGCGAGCTGCCCGCGGCGGGCGATGCATTCCTCGGCGCAGACGAAGCCGCGTGCAAACGCGCAGTCGAgagccgcaagcgccgcttggagCAGGCTTCCCTGCTCGAGGACGCAGAAAAAATCGACGAAACCAGGCGGCGTGTGGCCGAggccgagctgcagcgcgagcgcctggCGTATGAAGAgcgccagcagctgcgcgagctgcgccgcaaagagTCCGAAGGCAGCTTCGATGCGGATGCACTCGAGGCCGTCacgcaggcacagcgcgcggcgcgcgctctgaACGAAACACATGtcgaaaaagcgcgcaaagagctaCTCTTGATCCTCAAGGGCGACTTTTCCGGCACCGTTGAGGCGCTCTCCGGCGCAGTCAGCGGAATTGGAAACACCGAGGCAGTCGTACGCATCGTGTCCCAGAGCGTCGGCGACCCCACCGAAGGCGACGTCCACACCGCGCATGCCATCGGTGGGCAAGTACTTGGCTTCAACGTCAAAGCGCCCAAGGGTGTGCAGTCTCTTGCCGCACGACtgcagccgcgcgtggCCGTACACTGCGACGATGTGATTTACAGGCTTATGGAGCACGTCACCAGCCAAGTTGCGGCACTGCTGCCGCCCGTGCAGGAGCTGCGTGTCCacggcgaggcgcacgTCTCGCAGATTTTCCAGATCAAGGGCAGcgggcgcgcggcaaagagcaTTGCCGGGTGCCGCGTTACGAACGGCTTGATTTCCCGCGCGAACCAAGTCCGaatcttgcgcggcgcgcagcgcgaggaagTGTTCCGCGGCAAATtggacgcgctgcgccaggtGAAGAAGGACGTCTCGGAAATGCGCAAAGGCACCGAGTGCGGTATGTCGTTCGATGGGTTCGACGAGGTGTGCGTGGATGATGTCGTGCAGTGTTTCACGACGGTGGACGTGCCACAGACACTGTAA
- the RPN10 gene encoding proteasome regulatory particle base subunit rpn10 (BUSCO:EOG09264XF3; COG:O; EggNog:ENOG503NUWE), translated as MPLEATMLVIDNSEWMRNGDYPPSRWEAQADAVNIVFDAKTNSNPENMVGIMTMAGKSPEVKVTLTQDVGRVFAALHDSKLDGTVKLCTGINVAQLALKHRQNKNQRQRVVVFVGSPVADTSESLLALAKKLKKNNVAVDVVNFGEDELNQDKLAKFVEAVNSSENSHLLTVPTGANLLADTLISSPIVSEGAPEASSSGEGGAGVDPQLGVDPSLDPELAMALRMSLEEEQVRQRATQSGTDTAEGAAGSMVPHGAPPITGTAGLDTNESNDAQSEQALLEQAIALSQNGAPEQASAPGAARATVAGANDGDEDEDMTEEDAIARAIEMSLMDGNQSRPDSNQN; from the coding sequence ATGCCGCTGGAAGCGACAATGCTGGTGATTGACAACTCAGAGTGGATGCGGAACGGTGACTACCCGCCATCGCGCTGGGAGGCTCAGGCAGATGCAGTCAATATTGTGTTCGACGCAAAGACGAACTCCAACCCGGAGAATATGGTCGGTATCATGACCATGGCCGGCAAGAGTCCAGAAGTGAAGGTTACGCTCACGCAGGATGTGGGCAGGGTGTTTGCAGCATTGCACGATAGCAAGCTCGATGGAACAGTGAAACTTTGCACAGGCATTAatgtcgcgcagctggcaCTCAAGCATCGCCAGAACAAGAaccagcggcagcgcgtgGTGGTATTTGTAGGGTCGCCGGTCGCAGATACGTCGGAGAGCTTGCTTGCACTGGCCAAGAAGCTGAAGAAGAACAATGTCGCTGTCGACGTCGTCAATTTTGGCGAAGACGAACTCAACCAGGACAAACTTGCCAAGTTCGTCGAAGCGGTGAACAGCAGTGAGAATAGCCATCTGCTCACGGTTCCGACCGGCGCGAATCTGTTGGCTGATACCCTCATCTCGTCTCCGATTGTCTCGGAGGGCGCGCCGGAAGCGAGTAGCTCCGGTGAGGGAGGAGCAGGAGTTGATCCGCAGCTGGGCGTGGACCCGAGCCTAGATCCGGAGCTTGCTATGGCATTGCGCATGTcgctcgaggaggagcaGGTGCGTCAGCGGGCTACACAATCGGGGACAGATACCGCAGAAGGTGCTGCTGGGTCCATGGTgccgcatggcgcgcctcCGATCACAGGGACTGCCGGGCTCGATACCAATGAGTCCAACGATGCACAGTCGGAGCAGGCACTTTTGGAGCAGGCGATCGCTCTTTCGCAGAACGGAGCTCCAGAGCAGGCAAGTGCTCCgggcgcagctcgcgctaCTGTTGCGGGCGCAAACGACGGCGATGAGGACGAAGATATGACCGAGGAAGACGCTATTGCTAGGGCTATCGAAATGAGTCTGATGGATGGCAATCAGAGTAGGCCGGACTCAAATCAAAACTAG
- the DCR2 gene encoding Phosphatase dcr2 (BUSCO:EOG09260K29; TransMembrane:1 (i12-34o); COG:S; EggNog:ENOG503NWP0) has protein sequence MAGRNMFVRRPWLGRISSLIFPVLLAWIVILVLVTKFTARPQVALHVSSAWHRPVIGPYTSTAPAEDSAESIAEVDVSSNPMALVESMAGVHAYAPLQPNILPLYNITIGTCIPLVGCIVDKIDDHGLASGWIRVDKPLRSSSAKKLGKLARVGANPSYWPQVTRALFYRRAYGLDGTRIVDIRSVSDVEAKPEGPGWHKVHVPMRIKMAWNKAPQTYLYFRTATPEEHDKPITELAITYGDNPSLPQFSLAATLSAEQPASHLYARRTVHVHPKTPQPKFHANGTFTILQFADLHFSVEQQACRDVADVGACRSHNDTLALLEQWLDEEHPDLVVFTGDQLNGQGTSWDEQSVISLWLAPIIRRKIPWMALLGNHDAESGFLTRHAHIEFLAQLPYSLTRAGPREMHGAGNYDVAVRSPNADQQELLTLWGLDSGANAKPTLTHPWKGLRYDYIHQDQVEWVLDTMLRRAPAPWPYTPPAQLFAYPPGTNKSQLGPRRLAQDALRNARPPGIMFVHIPIPEAFDAVDHDASGRALISGVREEKHQRLGGQAERGIFAALASVRSNETLGVQLFVHGHMHNNDDCRRIKGTWICFGGGASYAAYGKVGFPRRARVYEVGSYGQTIKTWHRMDNTTDRMQETELET, from the coding sequence ATGGCAGGACGCAACATGTTTGTACGCCGGCCATGGCTCGGGCGGATCTCCTCGCTAATTTTTCCTGTGCTACTTGCATGGATCGTTATTTTGGTCTTAGTTACCAAGTTTACTGCGCGGCCGCAAGTTGCTTTGCACGTTAGCTCCGCATGGCACCGCCCCGTCATTGGCCCCTATACTTCGACAGCGCCTGCCGAGGACAGCGCGGAAAGCATTGCAGAAGTGGATGTGTCAAGCAACCCTATGGCGCTTGTGGAGAGCATGGCCGGCGTCCATgcgtacgcgccgctccagcCAAACATTCTCCCACTGTACAACATCACCATCGGCACATGTATTCCGCTTGTGGGGTGCATTGTGGATAAAATAGACGACCATGGCCTTGCGAGTGGGTGGATCCGTGTAGATaagccgctgcgctcgtcgtcggcCAAGAAGCTCGGGAAACTTGCTCGGGTCGGCGCGAATCCGAGTTACTGGCCGCAAGTgacgcgcgccttgttTTATCGTCGCGCGTACGGCCTCGATGGCACGCGCATTGTCGATATCAGGTCAGTGAGCGATGTGGAAGCGAAGCCCGAAGGACCCGGATGGCACAAGGTGCACGTCCCCATGCGAATCAAAATGGCATGGAACAAGGCCCCCCAAACCTATTTGTACTTCCGCACGGCAACGCCCGAGGAGCACGACAAGCCCATTACAGAGCTTGCCATCACGTATGGCGACAACCCCTCCCTGCCTCAATTTTCCCTTGCAGCGACGCTCTCTGCGGAGCAGCCTGCAAGCCATCTGTACGCACGACGCACCGTGCATGTCCACCCCAAGACTCCCCAGCCCAAATTCCACGCGAATGGCACGTTTACCATTCTGCAATTCGCGGACCTGCACTTTAGTGTAGAGCAGCAAGCATGCCGGGATGTAGCAGATGTGGGAGCATGCCGCTCTCATAACGATACGCTTGCACTTCTCGAGCAGTGGCTCGATGAGGAACATCCCGATCTGGTCGTCTTCACCGGCGATCAGCTGAACGGCCAAGGCACGAGCTGGGACGAGCAGAGCGTGATTTCTTTGTGGCTTGCTCCGATCATACGGCGCAAGATCCCGTGGATGGCACTCCTCGGCAACCACGACGCCGAGTCTGGCTTCCTTACACGCCATGCCCACATCGAGTTCCTCGCGCAACTTCCCTACTCCCTCACACGCGCCGGGCCCAGAGaaatgcacggcgcggGCAATTATGACGTCGCTGTCCGCTCGCCCAACGCCGACCAACAAGAGCTGCTGACGCTCTGGGGCCTCGATTCCGGCGCGAATGCAAAACCGACCCTGACGCACCCTTGGAAAGGCCTGCGCTACGACTATATTCACCAAGACCAGGTCGAATGGGTACTCGAtaccatgctgcgccgcgctcctgcgccatggccatATACGCCGCCCGCGCAATTGTTTGCTTACCCGCCCGGCACGAATAAGTCGCAGCTTGGCCCCCGGCGTCTTGCACaggacgcgctgcgcaatgctcgTCCTCCCGGCATAATGTTTGTCCATATTCCAATCCCCGAGGCATTTGACGCCGTGGACCACGACGCAAGCGGCCGTGCACTGATTTCGGGTGTGCGCGAAGAGAAGCACCAGCGACTTGGCGGCCaggcagagcgcggcatttttgccgcgcttgcgagCGTACGCAGCAACGAGACGCTCGGTGTGCAACTGTTTGTGCACGGGCACATGCACAATAATGACGACTGCCGCAGGATAAAAGGGACGTGGATTTGTTTTGGCGGTGGTGCAAGCTATGCAGCGTACGGCAAAGTCGGCTTTCcccgccgtgcgcgcgtttACGAGGTTGGATCGTACGGGCAGACAATCAAGACGTGGCACCGCATGGACAATACAACAGACCGCATGCAAGAGACCGAGCTTGAGACGTGA